DNA from Lineus longissimus chromosome 7, tnLinLong1.2, whole genome shotgun sequence:
TCCCTTTTTACATAGTCATGCTGGCACTTGGCATTTTCTTCATCGTCTTCGCATTCCTGACCACGGGCGAGACCGGCAAGGAACTTTGTCATAAGGAGTGTTGTAACGTGACCGGAAGGATCATCGAGGTTATCGTAAGGGACCATCTCGAAATTCATCAGTCGAATGAAAAATTAACCCGTGTAAAGGAAACCTAGATCACTGCAGAGAGGGTCAGGGATTAGAAAGACAACCATCTCTTATGTCTCTAGTTTCTATGACCATGCGCGTAAATCTAACTAGCTGGTACTGTACTTGTGATTGTTGGTCGACCCATAGCAGCAGACTCAGTGCTGCTGATTGGTCGATAAAATTAGTTCATTGAGCGATCGAAATGAAAATACCGAAGTTTGGGTAATCTGATTGTAGAGTGGCGTCCAAGGTGTTGGTTGTGACGTCAGAGGCTCAAATGAAATATGATGGCGTTTATTTGAATCATTCGATCATCGATAATCTGGCATGTAGTCACGTGACTTGTCGTCATCACGCTACCTCCCTTTGAATGGCGCCTAAACTCCTTGGATTTATTTTTCAGTGCATATTCATCGCTTGGGTATTGAACGTGGGCTTCCTGATCGTATCCGGTGTGACCCTCATCCCGCTGGTTATCTTCCTTGTCATGAAGATGTCATGTGAGACTGAATTCGTCAAGAGCCTCACTGAATGTGTCAGGCTAATCCCTATCGGTAGGCTATGTGATAAAACGAGTGATTTAGTGTTAACGGTTCTCACCATGGACGTGAGAGTCGGAATCCAcaagaaaatgatatcaaattcgAAAAGAAATTTTACGGAATTCGAaaagaaatttcatgaaattcgaaaagaaatttcatgaaattcgaGATTCTTTtcgaatttcatgaaattcaaaacatcaaaataaaatttgggATGCTTCGATAGAAAATTTAACGTTATATTCAAAACCACAGGACAAAACTTTCAGTTTACTATTGAAATCTCTCAATTCAGGCCCGATGTCTTCACAGAACAATACAATCTGCGGAGATAAAGCGAGTGAATTCTGCAAACAGGTAGGGCGGGAAATCAAGTGTCTCTGGTACACAATAGGTGTCTCTGGTACACGTCTCTGGTTCATGATAGATGTCTCTGTAGTCCGGTCTGGCCCGTCCCACAACAAGAGGCTCATTCCGTCAGCCCGGCGGACTGATGTCTCAAGTAGGCCACACGTCGCTGGTACACTATGTCTCTGGTGCACAataattcatgtacatgtatatgcttccAGATGGCACTGAGTTTTTCATTTGACGCGTGGGGCATGCAATCTTAAAGATATATTCAGGAGTTTTTAACATTTACGCTGATTTTACTCGAATTCTAGATGGTGATGCATACTTTCTGCTTCTGAATACCCCAGACCGCCGCCAAAGGAAGTAGGCTGTACGGCTCGCATGCGACAGGACCCCGTCCCTCGCACTAAGTGAACCCGTACGTTGATCAAAGAACgatggtaggcctacatcgaTTGATGGACGCAATTcctttggtggtggtggtgcctCGCATGCTGGAGAATTCACTGTCGGTTTCCTCTATGTTTACAGGCGGACGAGATCAAAAGCAACATGATCGTTGCATACTTCGGCTCTATCATCGTCTGCATCGGATTGGTAAGCCCAATCAAACTGCTAAAATGAGCACCCTGACTGACCAAATGAACAGTTTCCTTAAAAAGCCTCCTCTATCAAGCTGATGAAGTTTACCGCAGAAGAGTTTTGAAAAGGAGAAATTGACGACCAACTAAAACCTTTTCAACTTTGGTTACGCTGTCCAAATTTGTTCCCGTTGATACGACACTTTAGGTCGGATATGACGATGGCACGGTTTGCGCAACTGATcaccaatcagctaacagagccagcaaacgACGTAAAGGTGCGCAACATCATTTGCTGGCCTTgctgctgattggtcagttatgcgcaaacaccatcgtcatatccgggacAGAATTTCTTTAGTGTCGTATCAACCATCGATATCAAGTCTTTTTTGCATCGGTTGGCCCACAGTAATGTTTCGGTTCTATAGGTTCTATCTTATCTTTTTTTCATCCTCAGATCCAGTTCCTGATGGCCATGTCCGCCAACTACGTCCACGTGAAAGACGATGAAGATGGCGCCGGCTACGAAGACTTGGACAAACCTAAAACGCCCGCGCCGGCGCCGTAGAGACGCGCCGCTATGCTGAATTCATCATCCACAACTTTCCCTACCAGCGCTTTTCAAAATCCACAACTGGTCAATCAGAACATATCATAAGATATTAATTTATTTGTTGGTGATTTTGAATAATATGCACAACGTACTAGTGTCATAAAGATTTATGATGTAAATGTCTTAAATTCAATGTTATCAAATGAATCGTGTGGTTACATGTATGAGAATGAGAAATAAAGGCCCTCATATGCTATTGGTAAGTTCAGTTTTCTTTTTGTCATAAATTCCCCCTCAACTATACAATTCTTTCTGGTCCCTTTCAGCATGAAAGGCGTTGCCATCGTTTCACCGCCGCACTTGAGTGACTTCATTAACAACAACACAACACATAGATATTCATTACGTATTGAGTTTATTCACTAGGTTAAAAACAGAGCTTGCACTGGTCGTAGATCAATCTTTACGGTATAGGTCTAATTGGTAGTTTCCGCAACGTCCCCGCAAAGCCAACGCGAACGCCCatattgttcgacatcgtgatcagtGGGTTTACGGGCGTTCACATT
Protein-coding regions in this window:
- the LOC135491356 gene encoding uncharacterized protein LOC135491356 is translated as MGEGCCERFKICMGRIPCASLIGFIFFILGVTIYIGAILSAFDIVTKYFEFDYDLKRIVVPFYIVMLALGIFFIVFAFLTTGETGKELCHKECCNVTGRIIEVICIFIAWVLNVGFLIVSGVTLIPLVIFLVMKMSCETEFVKSLTECVRLIPIGPMSSQNNTICGDKASEFCKQADEIKSNMIVAYFGSIIVCIGLIQFLMAMSANYVHVKDDEDGAGYEDLDKPKTPAPAP